The genomic stretch GGTATCTTACAATGCAGTGACCAACACTCGGGCTTGCACTCACACTTTACAGGTGTTGTTAGACTTGTTCTTGGCAGTATGTATCCTGTCACACATCAGAGCTGAGCTTCCCACGATCTAAAGTCATAACCTCCAGAATGGCGGCCAGACAGGTCAGCCCACTTCAGCCAAGAGCCATCCACAAGAAGACCTGGTTTTAGCTCAaggaaatataaacaattttGCTACATAGTCACTGCTCCTATGGTTAACCTGCTTCTAATATGTTACTTATCTAATGACCATTTCTCTGTCCTTGCTAATGTTTAAATCCTGGCATAAAAGCAGAGCAGTCCTTCCAATCCAGCCTGCTTCCATGGTCTCGAGAGGGACCTACGTCCTTTGGTGCTCCATAGAGCTGCCACACCTCTCCCGGTGCACCTGTCGGCAAATGCCAAGACACAGAGCTTGACCTGTTGCATTGGCAGCACAAGAAAATATTCCACTCCCCTAGATTCCTCGGGGTCACTGAAGACTGTAGTGGGCCATCTTGTCTTTCCTCATTCTTAAACACTTTAATCTGGAAACAATAGCAAGTTTGTAGAAACGAGACGTGGCTGACCTGTCTTTTCACTGATGCTGTAAAATTCTGACATACTTCAAACTGTtattctgtctctacttccttccACTTGACCAAGGATAGAGCTTCTTATGACCTACATAACGATACAAAAGCAGTCACGACAGATACTCATCAACCAGCCTTATGTGACCTTGTTAAGTCACAGGTGTGGCCTTTTCATGCAGGGCAGTTTAGGAAAGGGAGTCAAAACGATAGTTGGTTGATCGGTAACATACAGCCATGTGATcttatacttttagctcctttgaaAAGCTTCAACATTTTTAAAGTCTCTTTTTTGATCTGTAATAGTTCTGAAGTGCAGCAGACATTTTAATAGAAAAGGCACATTATGGgtattttaaataagttaaaacaGCAGCTATACTGAAACATGCCCTGTGGACACAAAAGTACAAATGAGAATATATGTACAGTGTTCTCATGCCGGAAGTAAAGTGCTATGTGCTAGGCTGCACCTCTTAGCTCCACAGGAGTCTCTCCTGTCTGCAGTAGGTTGTGCTGAGATTTCTCCTATCAGGATGACACGCTACCCTGGTATACTCTGTGATGTCTGCTTTGGGCTGACTGATCTAGAAAACTGCCACAGAAGATCCCCCTAGCCGCATAAAATCATATCCAAGCATTTCCCTATGGAAGCAAGAAGGAATCATTATGGGTTATTTTAGACCAAGAACCCCCTTTTTTAGTGCTTGTTTCAGGGCcttgtgtggcccaggctggccttcaactcctaTCTCCCAAATGCCAGGATTACATGTGTACATCATCACACCCCGTTCTATTCTCTCAATAACTATATTGTAAAAATATGCCCAAGGAATAGTGAGAAGTGTTAAACACATCTAGTTCATTCATTCAAAGAACAATCACTGTGCAATGGCAATGTGCTAGGATTGAAGAAACAGTGAAGAATAGGGTGTAAACCTATGTTAGGACCTTATAGGCTTCTTTTgcttaagatgtatttatttattatgcatacagtattctgcaTGTAGGACTGCATGacaaaagaaggcaccagatctcattatagatggttatgagccatcatgtggttgctagaaattAAACTTAgcatctctggaagaacagccagtgctcttaacctctaagccatctctccagtccccagaactTTATAGTTTTActgtaaaagaaattaaaatagtatGGAAGACTAGCGTCTAGCTATGAAGAAAAGAACTCAGACACGGCACTAGAGAATGATGGGAAAGCTGATTCTGACACAGAATATTGCCTACCTGATTCTACTTTCTGGTTGCTTGCTTTGTGGTTCATGTTCAAAATTTCAAAGAGTCTCAAAAAGTGAAGGATTTCATTTGTATTAAATTCTGAacgcagaaaaaaaaataatctgtagACTTTTCTCTTAATCAGCCACCTGCACGCAGTTTAAAATCTGCCTAAGAAAGGAGGCTTGTTGGAAAAGTGTTCACCATATGTTcacacaaaatgaattttaaaaagtaattttaaaaattaagaatctTAGGTAATTGaaaggcggtggtggcacatgcctgtaatcccagcacttgggaggcagaaacaggcggatctctgtaaagtcaaggccatcttggtctacaaattactgagtgagttccgggacagccaaaccctgtctcgaaaaaccaaacaaaacaggaTCTTAGGTAATGCTACTCTTTTAAAGTGAAGCCATTGATTCTAGAAGTATTCTTCTAATAATGTGATTCCTAtaaacacaggaaaaccctgcctATGAGAAATATATCCGACCACTGCTACAAAGCTGGAGACCCAAGCTGTGAAAAGCCAACAGAACTCAGGATCAAGAAGCATCATGGTGGCACAGCATATACAGACAAAGAATTAAAGTCAAAGCAAAGGGGGTGGAGTGACTAGTTCTTCAAATTGCTTAGTAAGTTGGTACGTGAATGAAATGTGTTTGAAGTTTCCCTTTGTCCGTTTATAGCATATATTTGGTTAAATGCTGGGACTTTGCTTTAAGTGTAGAAAAAGCCAATAAACACATTAGCTACTACTTGTGTGGTGTATTTATCTAGGATATACCGGGATCGACCAGTCTGAGGGATGTCAGCAGGAAATCTACCATGGAGCTATCTCGTGGTCCACCACTTACCTTTAGCATTTACCCTCAGGtttacaaagacacacatgcagccCTTCAAAGGTACCTGGATGTGctataatctaaataaaatataaaggctCAGAATGTagcatatcattttttaaaagtcagttctTCCAcagtaaaaatgatttaaaattttatagagACAGAATTGTCTCAATATATCCAGATATAAccaaactacatttttaaatgatttattctgtatacaaatTCTGTccatatgtatgcctgcatgccagaagagggcaccagatctcattatagatggctgtgaaacaccatgtggttgctgggaattgaacccataacctctggaagagcagccagtgttcttaacctctgagccatctctccagccccccaaacaatatttttcattttattttcaactccACAACAACATAAAACAGTTACAGCATGGACTGCAGCTAAGTGACAAGCACTTACCTAACATGAATAAGACCCAGGTCAATCCCCAAGAatgagggaaaaaacaaacaagccttaAAAATCCTGCTGGCTGCTTTTATTCAAATAGGCAATCATTTACCTGCTAATAATTAGTAAACCAGAGAAAATTTGCCAAAAGCAATCTTCCCTTTAGGGAGAATGGGGACAAGGAAGAAAATTCAgaagttttcctttttcctaaaCTTGAAACTAGTATTACTCCTACTTCCacagctttaaaatatatataaattttatataatatatatatgtttaagtgtaagtgtgcacgtgtgtgtgtgtgtgtgtgtaagccagtgGTGTCAGATCTGCCTAGAGTtggtgttacaggcagttgtgagccagtGACGTAGGTGTTGGTCACCAAATTCctatgcaagagcaacaagtgctcttaaccaagaGCCCTCCACAAGAGATCTGAACCCAAATCATCTTACTTCATGTTGGCTTCATCTAGCTCCATAGCACAGGACTGATCTGGGTCTTTATTAGGAAACCACAGATCAATTTACAACAGGAGTCAGTGTTTCTAACAGTACCCTCTTCTCACCTGTCCATCAATACAATGAAACTACAGCAACCTGTCAATAATATTGAAGAATCCTCGTTTGAAGATGAAATAATTACGggtttcttttgtatgttttgtgtgtgtgcgtgtgtgtgtgtaatttgtcaaatattaaattttcaaagagatatataagtaaatattttaatcttCCTTCCAAAGGGGGAATCTTAGAATAGtctcagagaagaggaaaagagtgtTTCATTTGCCATAGGGCCCAAACCACAGAAGTCCACTATTCCCTTAAAGCAGGGACGTTTTTATCCGATGCTCACAAACTAGAAAGCCTCACCGTAATTAACACACTCCTTCCTATGAGTAACTTTCAAGCAACAGAAGCCCATCAACTCTGAAACAAGACAACAATGAAATAAgcaaatgtacatatattttctcttatttctgatTCTTCACTGCAATTTATTTCTTCTCAGACTTGAACTTATGTCTGACAAAACCGTACATTTGTGGCTACCACAATACATAAGATGGCTAGAGTCATTTTGTCCCCCACATGCAAAGGAAGCTGGAGTAAGTCATAGTCATAGCTGTGGCAGTTGAAAACCCTGTAATATTCCCGAAAATTCTATCTGAAAATGGCTTTGCACTCTTTAGACAAAACTGCTTATCTCCGATGGCACAGCTGGCTTTATGAACTAAAATCTAAGGCTCCACTGAGTTCTGGCAACTCCATTACAAATGTGTTATAAGCAGTTTGAGACACAAGCAATGCATACTTTTGACAAAGAATATGACTTTCCCCTTATATAGTAATAAATACAACCTTTAATGttcatactccattttttattagatttttctttcctggtaGACAGTACACTTGGGAATGAAACTGTACCAGGCATAAGGTTTCTACCACAGGGACATTTTGTATTGAGAATCCAATATAAATATTTCTAGTCAGACATTTCAATGGCTACAGATATTTGGTTGCTTGATTTATATGCATAGAAAGACAGTCCTTACAAGGATCGGCAGATGATTGGCCAGTCTTCCTTTAATTCACCACTGCCTATTGGTCTGGAACCGAGATCACCCTACATGATATTCTGATTTTCCTCAAAGACCTGAATACTCTGCTTAATCTTTCATTACTGTATTTTTAGCCTTCCAGTTGAATTAGGGATCACGTAACCAGAAATCATTTTAGCACTGTTAAGGGTAGATTATATATCATAATGATTTTCAGctctctttttataaaaaaggTTTCTGGAGACTCTGAACAGGCACATGCATATTTGGAACAAAACAAGAAGGCTGCTCACACACGGAACTTCCTTCTGGTCCTCGAGGCcttcaaataaatacaaatattaaaaagagggGTACACTATGATTTAGAAAACAAGAACAGTCTCTTCCACGTCCCCAAACAAACGTGAGCTTACAGGAAgtcctccccagcactggcaaTCAGTCATCTGTTTTCCGGGCCAGTCTACAGAAAGTCCAGTTGTGCTCTACCGTGTTCTCGTTGGCCCGCTCGCTCATGTGATGCACCCGAGTATTGCGGATTGTGAAACCTTGCTTTGTAATGTATTCCATCAGGTGGACCCGGAGAGAAACTTCCTGGTGATAATCACACGGTCCAAAGGTGAAGGAAACCTGGCAGTCTCTGGTGTCCATCATGTGCTTATTCCACTTGGTGAAATAATTTGAGATGCCTTCTAGTAGGGAATGGACCTTGGTGGTGATGGTTAACTGGGTTATGATGACGGCCACAGGATTGGAATATTTAGAAAGCTTCCGAGTACTAGACAGCTCTACAACTTCTTCAAAAGTATCCATAGGATACAAAGGCTTAGGGTCATTGAGACACTGAATCAAGGGTTCAATCTGGTAAAAGTCAGCTTCTTTCCGAAGAAGATCAAATTCCTTAAAATCCAGGGGGAGGGTCAATTCTGAAGTTCGTAAAAAGTTGAGGACATAGCGGAAAAGAGGTCCATCTCGATCAATGAAGTAATTGCCTTGAGGGTCTCGGGCTGTGGGGAAGTCCCCCCCAAACATGGCTCCAAGCATGGAATCCGGGTAACGTGTCAATGTGGTAAGGGACGTTGTGTACAAGTGTCCACCTACATTCAACGTGACTGGGTCAGTCATCTGGAATCAAAGAAACAGTCACCTGAAACCATAAAATCGCAACTTcgacaaattaacaagatcaatACCGATCACCCAGCATAAGACCCGTTTCCACTGTAATGTATTTGGCAGTTCTAGGGAGGAAATGGTCTTACTTTCAATAATAACTCACCAGGAGAAGGCCTTCAACATTTGCTTTCAAATCAAATAAATCCAATCTTTTAAAAGTTACTCTACTTCTCCTGGGTGTGACCTTTAGTGTCATACAGTCAAGTCCAGAATCAGAAGAGATTCTGAgtcaggtctgcctgcctctacctcccttagtgggattaaaggtgtgtgccacctcactTGACAAGACcttcagattttttaaatttaacagaaGCTAGAATAAAAGTAATCTGAGAGGGTAACATTAATGAACTTTGGGATTTTCTCCTCAAAGGAGTCAtgagatgtaattttttttgagacaaagtttcacatAACTTTGACTGGCCTTATATTCACTGTGTAGCTATGAATGGTCTAgaattcctgaccctcctgcctctccccagtGCTAAGATCTCAGgagtgcaccatcacacccagttgtgaaatacatgtatgtacttttgtgtgtgagtgctttgcctgcatatacgTATGTATACCTCATGTAAGCCAAGGGTATGGATCGCCTAGGGAttggagttacaagtgattgtgaATCTTAGGCTGGATGCCAGGAACcaaacctctgcaagagcagaagtgctcttaactgctgagccatctctccaactccaaaaTGTATCCCCTCTCTGCCCCcgcccgagacagggtttctctgtttaacagtctgtagaccaggctggcctcaaactcacagagattcaccagtctttgcctcccaagtggtgggactaaaggtgtgtgccaccaccccccagTCCCAAAATGTATCTTAAAggcaaaaatttatttataattaatcttAGTAATTCTTTTAGGGAAGCaacaattcctttttcttttctggtttttctttttattgttgttgagacagcatcttactACGTAGATAAAGCAAGTCAAAAATGCACAAACCTTCTGCACTGTTGTTCTGTAATGTTGTTGacattacaggcctgcaccaccatgcccaggaaATAAGTTCCTAACACTAAACTGAGAAATACAAGGTTTGTGGACACAATCTAGCCTATGTTCTAGCCCCAAACTACCACATACCCAAGGGCTAAAAGCAGCTTCAAATGTTATAGTCTGATTGTATATTCACTTTAGTAACATTAATGCTGCAATCTGACCTTTAATTCTGAGAAGGAAGCTTCTCAAAATAACACACCCCAGCCTTAGAAAtcctatttaagaaaaaaaaatcaaagatgatCTTCAGGTTCtaagaaagcaaaatatttcTTACCTGATGAGGAAGAAAATAGGCAGACATGGACACATGTGAAAACTGCATGTGAGAAGAAAATCCTTCTACCTATTAATTCCTTTACTACAACAAAGCATCCTCCACTCCATTCTCCCCGGGCCCTTGGACATTccatttaaacagagaatttaaACATACACCAAAGACCAAAACATCATGGTCCACCTGACATTAGTGGTTATAAATAGCTATTAGGTGGGCAGAGAGATGTCAGGAGTTAAAAGCAATGTACTACTGTAGTGGAACTGAGTTCCACTTCCAGTAACCAtgactgggtggctcacagcatCTCCAGGGACCATATGcccgccctcttctggcctccaagaacaCTGCACTCACAGCTTCACCCACACATAATATGCACTGAGTCTTCCACTAAAACATCAAACCAAATAAAGATACACACCCCAAATACATCCACACAGATTAGATGGAGCTGCAGATTCATAGTTCCATCCTTGTAAGATAAGCCTATGACCTTGCAGAGAAAGACGTCCAAATGACTTGCCAGCCTTCCAAGCACATCAAGGACCACTCACCATATAGCCCCAGTCTCCATTATCCATCTGCTCCAGCACCGgtccctcagaggccaggaacCAGGAAGACtctggaggaagaaaacaagcacGTAACCATGACAATGGAGAATAAGCACTATTCTGCCCAATGCAGTAGCTCAGACCTCACAAGGACCGCTCACATATGGCTCGTTGGAACCTACATCAGGGCAAAATTGTGAGGAAGAAAGCCAT from Arvicola amphibius chromosome 12, mArvAmp1.2, whole genome shotgun sequence encodes the following:
- the Kctd6 gene encoding BTB/POZ domain-containing protein KCTD6, coding for MDNGDWGYMMTDPVTLNVGGHLYTTSLTTLTRYPDSMLGAMFGGDFPTARDPQGNYFIDRDGPLFRYVLNFLRTSELTLPLDFKEFDLLRKEADFYQIEPLIQCLNDPKPLYPMDTFEEVVELSSTRKLSKYSNPVAVIITQLTITTKVHSLLEGISNYFTKWNKHMMDTRDCQVSFTFGPCDYHQEVSLRVHLMEYITKQGFTIRNTRVHHMSERANENTVEHNWTFCRLARKTDD